TCAGGTCGATGGCCGGAATGAGCAACATATGCGTGACGAGCGTGGTTGAGTGAGTGAGATTGAGCGAGACCGGCGCGGGCCGGTCAGGTCGGGTCGATAGTCGATCGGAAACGGGTCAGGTGCCGGGTCGGTTAGCGGTCGAGCATCGGATAAACAAGCGAATCGCGAATCGGCAAGGCTGCGCTTCAGGGATTCCAGTGAACGAAGTTCCGGTACAGCTGCAGGCCCAGGGCCGCGCTTTTCTCGGGGTGGAACTGCGTCGCGAAAATATTATCGCGGGCTACCGCGCTGGTAAACACGACTCCGTATTCCGTTTCGCCGGCAATATGGGCCGGATCCTGCGCCTGCACATAGTAGCTGTGGACGAAATAGAACCAGCTGTCGTCCGGGATGCCGCTCCACAGCGGGTGCGGCCTGGCCTGGCGCACCCGGTTCCAGCCCATCTGCGGCACCTTGTAGCGCGAGCCATCCGGCTGCGTCATGCCGTCCAGCGCAAAGCGCACCACCTGTCCGGGCATCAGTCCCAGCGCCGGGGTGCGGTCCGTGCCGGCGCGGCTTTCGGTGCTGAACTCGAACAGCATCTGCTCGCCCACGCACACGCCCAGCATCGGCTTGCTCGCGGCGGCCTCGACCACCGCTTCCTGCAGCCCTGACGCGCCCAGCGCCGACATGCAGTCCGGCATCGCGCCCTGGCCCGGCAGCACCACGCGGTCCGCCGAGCGGATGCCTTCGGGCGCATCCACCACCCGGACATCGGCCTCCGGTGCCGCGGCACGCAACGCCTGCGCCACCGAGCGCAGGTTGCCCATGCCGTAATCCACAATTGCTATGGTAGTCATGATTTCAAAACAGGCAACAATGTCTTCAGCCCGTCCACGATGAATTCCACGGCCAGTGCCGACAGGATCAGGCCCATCAGGCGCGTGCCGATATTGATGCCGGTGCGCCCGATTACCCGGGCGATCGGGTCCGCCGCGCGGAATACCAGGTACACCACCGAGCCCAGCAACGCGCCAAGTCCGACCAGGATCAGCAACTGGTACCAGTGCTGGGTCTTGCCGGCATAGACGATCACCGTGCTGATCGAGCCCGGCCCGGTCAGCAGCGGCAGCGCCAGCGGCACCACCGCAATGCTCGACTTTACTTCTGCCTCGTCCTCTTCTTCCGGCGTGGCCTTGGTGCGGCTGGTTTGCGCATTCAGCATGTTCATGGCCATCATGATCATGATGAGCCCGCCGCCCACCTGCAGCGATGCCACCGAGATATTGAAGAACTCGATGATCTGCTGGCCCAGCAGCGCCGACACCGCTACCACGATCGCCACCGAGATCGACGCGATCTTGATGGTACGCAGCTTTTCCGCTTCCGTCTGCTGGCTGGTCAGGCTGATGAAGAACGGGATCGCCCCGATCGGGTTGATCAGCGCCAGCAGCGAGATAAACGACTTGAGCGTATCCATCGGTTGCGGTTTGCCAGCATCGCTGGCCGTATTGGCTAGAGAGATGTGGGCGGGCGCCGCAACCAGCCGGCACGCCTACGGGTTCAGGCTGCTCAGAGCGTACCCTTGGTCGAAGGGATCGTGTTGGCCGCGCGCGGGTCCAGTTCTACCGCCATGCGCAGGGCCCGGCCAAAGGCCTTGAACACGGTTTCGCACTGATGGTGGGCATTGATGCCGCGCAGGTTGTCGATATGCAGCGTGACGCCGGCATGGTTGACGAAGCCGCGGAAGAACTCGATGGTCAGGTCGACGTCGAAGCTGCCCACGCGCGCACGCGTGAAGGGGACATGGAATTCCAGGCCCGGACGGCCGGAGAAATCGATCACCACGCGCGACAGGCATTCGTCCAGCGGCACGTAGCTGTGGCCGTAGCGGGTGATGCCCTTCTTGTCGCCAATGGCCCGGGCCACTGCCTGGCCGAGCGTGATGCCAACGTCTTCCACCGTATGGTGGTCGTCGATATGCGTGTCGCCGGTGGCTTCGACCTCCAGGTCGAACATGCCATGCCGGGCGATCTGGTCGAGCATGTGGTCGAGGAACGGCACGCCCGACGCCAGCTTCTGGCGGCCGCTGCCGTCGAGATTCAGGGAAACGCGAATCTGCGTTTCCGAAGTATTGCGGGTGACCTCTGCAACACGCATGGTGTTAATCCTGCAGCGACGCTGCGAATGCCTCAAGGAACTGCGCGTTTTCTTCGGGCGTGCTGACCGTGACGCGCAGACAATTGGCCAGCAACGGGTGCATTTTACTCACGTTCTTGATCAATACCTTGCGAGCCAGCAGGCGCTCGAAGGTCTGTGCGGCATCCGGCACGCGCACCAGCAGGAAATTGGCCGCGCTGGGGAACACGGTGACCCCGGGCTGCGCGGCCATGCCGTCTGCCACGCGGGTGCGTTCGGCACGCAATTGCGCGGCCTGTTCGTCCAGCACCGACACATGCTCCAGCGCGAACAGCGCGGCCGCCTCGGTCAGCACGTTGACGTTATAGGGCGGGCGCACCTTGTCGAGCTGCGACAGCCATTCCGGCGCGCCGGCCAGGTAGCCCAGGCGGATGCCGGCCAGGCCCAGCTTCGATACGGTGCGCATCACCAGCAGGTTGCCGAAGTCCGTCAACCGCGGCATCCAGCTGTGCTGGGCGAACGGCTGGTAGGCCTCGTCGACCACCACCAGGCTGTTGCAGACCTCGCCCTGGGCGGCGCGGATGATGGCCTCCATGTCGGCGGCGTCGAACAGGTTGCCGGTGGGGTTGTTCGGATAGGCCAGGTAGATGATGGCGGGCTGCTGCGCGGCCATCGCCGCCAGCATCGCGGCGCGGTCCAGCGTGAAATCGTCGCGCAGCGGCACGCCGACGAACTGCAGGCCGGCAAACTGCGCGGACATCGCGTACATGACGAAGCCCGGCACCGGTGCCATCACCTTTGCACCTGGCCTGGCCGCGGCCAGCGCCAGCATGCTGATGAGCTCGTCCGAGCCGTTGCCGAGCAGCACGTCCATGCCGGCCGGCACCTGCATCACGCGCTTGAGCGCGGCGCGCAACGCTTCGCTGCTCGGCACCGGGTAGCGGTTCAGCGCCACCTCGCCCAGCCGCTCGGCCAGTTGCCGGCGCAGCGCGGGCGGCAGGCGGTACGGATTTTCCATCGCGTCGAGCTTGACCAGACCGTGCGAATCCGGCACGTGGTAGGCGCCCATGGCGCGCACGTCGTCACGGATGATGCGTTCGATCAGGGAGGGCTCTACGGCTGACATGGAAGCTCCAGTTGGGTTGAGTCAGGGTTCAGCTACGCTTGAAACGATATTCCGCGCTGCGGGCGTGGGCCTGCAGGCCTTCTCCATAGGCCAGCTCTGCGGCGATCTGGCCCAGCATCTGCGCCCCGCCCTCGCTTACCTCGATCAGGCTCGAGCGCTTCTGGAAGTCATAGACGCCCAGCGGCGACGAGAAGCGCGCGGTGCGCGAGGTCGGCAGCACGTGGTTGGGGCCGGCGCAGTAGTCGCCCAGCGACTCGCTGGTATAGCGGCCCAGGAAGATGGCGCCGGCGTGGCGGATCTTCTCGCTCCACTGGCGCGGGTTCTCGGCCGAGATCTCGAGGTGCTCCGGCGCGATCGCATTGGCGATCTCGCAGGCCTCTTCCATGTCCCGCACCTTGATCAGCGCGCCGCGGCCGGAGATCGACGCGGCAATCACGTCGCGGCGCGGCATGGTGCCAAGCTGGCGCTGGATGCTGGCTTCGACGCGGGCGATATAGTCCGCGTCCGGGCACAGCAGGATCGACTGCGCCAGTTCGTCGTGCTCGGCCTGCGAGAACAGGTCCATCGCCACCCAGTCGGGGTCGGTGGTGCCGTCGCAGATCACCAGGATCTCGGAAGGGCCGGCGATCATGTCGATGCCGACGGTGCCGAACACGCGGCGCTTGGCCGCGGCGACGTAGGCATTGCCCGGGCCGACGATCTTGTCGACCTGCGGCAGCGTCGCCGTGCCGTAGGCGAGCGCACCCACGGCCTGCGCGCCGCCAATGGTGAATACGCGATCCACGCCGGCGATCTGCGCCGCCGCCAGCACCAGTTCATTGCGCACGCCGCCGGGCGTGGGCACGACCATGATGATTTCCTTCACGCCCGACACGCGCGCGGGGATCGCGTTCATCAGCACCGACGACGGGTAAGCGGCCTTGCCGCCCGGCACGTAGATGCCGACGCGGTCCAGCGGGGTCACCTTCTGGCCCAGCATGGTGCCGTCGGCCTCGGTGTATTCCCAGCTGTGGCTGCCGCATTCGATCTTCTGCTTCTCGTGGTAGGCGCGCACGCGCGCGGCGGCGGCCTCCAGCGCGGCGCGGCGCTTGGGCTCGAGGTCTTCGAGCGCGGCCTCCAGCTGCTGCTGCGATACCTCCAGCGCGCCCATCGACGCCGCCTCGACGCGGTCGAAGCGGCGCGTGTATTCCAGCACCGCGGCATCGCCGCGCGCTTTCACGTCGGCCAGGATCTGCGCCGCGGCGCGGTCGATGGCCTCATCTTCGCCGGCCTCGAAGGCCAGCACCTGGCGCAGTGCCTCGGCAAAGCCCGGCTCGCTGGAATCGAGCCGGCGGATCGGCAGGCTTTCCATTTCGGTTGGGTTCATGACTTCTGTTCCTGTCAGGCGGCGACCGGCCTCAGGCCAGCGCCGCTGAAGCGCGTTCGAAGGCGTCGAGGATCGGTGCCAGCCGCTCGCGCTTGAGTTTGAGCGCGGCCTGGTTCACCACCAGCCGCGACGAGATCTGCACGATCTCTTCCACTTCCACAAGATTGTTGGCGCGCAGCGTGCTGCCGGTGCTGACCAGGTCGACGATGGCGTCGGACAGGCCCACCAGCGGGCCCAGTTCCATCGAACCGTACAGCTTGATCAGGTCGACGTGAACGCCCTTCTTCGCAAAATGCTCGCGCGCGGTCTGCACGTACTTGGTTGCCACGGCCAGGCGCGCGCCCTGGCGCACGGCATTGGCATAGTCAAACCCGGCCGGCACCGCCACCGACATGCGGCAGCGCGCGATGTTCAGGTCGATCGGCGCGTACAGTCCGGCCATGCCGTTTTCCATCAGCACGTCCTTGCCGGCCACGCCAAAGTCGGCCGCGCCGTACTGCACGTAGGTCGGCACGTCCGAGGCGCGCACGATCACCACGCGCACCGCCGGGTCGGAGGTCGGCAGGATCAGCTTGCGCGAGGTCTCGGGGTCCTCGGTGACGCGGATGCCGGCCGCTTCCAGCAGCGGCAGCGTCTCGGTGAAGATGCGGCCCTTGGACAGCGCCAGCGTCAGCTGGTTGGGCGATGCATTGAAAGCGGGGCTCATCGGGCTTCAGTCCTTGGTGCTCAGGCAATGCGGCGGATCTTCGCGCCCACTGCCGACAGCTTGTCTTCCATGCGGTCGTAGCCGCGATCCAGGTGGTAGATGCGGTCGATCACGGTCTCGCCGTCGGCCACCAGGCCGGCGATCACCAGGCTGGCCGAGGCGCGCAGGTCGGTCGCCATCACGTTGGCGCCCGACAGGCGCGGCACGCCGTTGACCACCGCGGTGTTGCCTTCGACGGTAATGTCGGCGCCCAGGCGGTTCAGCTCCTGCACGTGCATGAAGCGGTTTTCGAAGATGGTCTCGGTGACGCGCGCGGTGCCTTCGGCCACGGCGTTCAGGGCCATGAACTGGGCCTGCATGTCGGTCGGGAAGGCGGGGTATTCCGAGGTGCGGAAGCTCACGGCCTTCGCGCGGTGCGGCATCGCCAGGCGGATCCAGTCGTCGCCGGTCTCGAGCCTTGCGCCGGCTTCGCGCAGCTTGTCGAGCACGGTGTCGAGGATGTCGGGCTGCACGCCGCGCAGCACCAGGTCGCCCAGCGTGGCGGCCGCCGCGCACAGGAAGGTGCCGGCCTCGATGCGGTCGGCGATAACGCTGTGGCTGGCCCCATGCAGGCGCTCGACGCCGTGCACCACCAAGCGGTCAGTGCCGATGCCGTCGATCTTCGCGCCCATCTTGACCAGCAGGTGCGCCAGGTCGGTCACCTCGGGCTCGCGCGCGGCGTTTTCCAGCACGGTCTCGCCTTCGGCCAGCGTGGCGGCCATCAGCAGGTTCTCGGTGCCGGTCACGGTGATCATGTCGGTCACCACGCGCGCGCCCTTCAGGCGTTTGGCGCGGGCATGGATGAAGCCGTGTTCGATGGTGATCTCGGCGCCCATCGCCTGCAGGCCCTTGATGTGCTGGTCGACCGGCCGTGCGCCGATGCCGCAGCCGCCCGGCAGCGACACGCGGGCCTCGCCGAAGCGCGCCACCAGCGGACCCAGCACCAGGATCGAGGCGCGCATGGTCTTGACCAGCTCGTACGGGGCCTCGAGCACATTGACGTCGGCGCCGTTCAGCGTCACGCGGGCGCCGTCGAATTCCGCCTGCATGCCCATCAGGCGCAGCAGCTTGAGCGTGGTGCGCACGTCCTGCAGGTTCGGCACATTGTCCAGCGCGACGGTGTCGGCCGTCAGCAGGCCCGCGCACAGGATCGGCAGGGCGGCGTTCTTGGCGCCCGAGACGCGGATTTCACCCTTGAGCGGGCCGTTGCCGTGAATCTGGAATTTGTCCATGTTCTATGGTCTGGGCCGGGCACGCGCCCGGCATCATTGTTCTGGAGCCGCGCGCAGGCGCGGCGCGTTGTGCTTTACTTGCCTGCGCCCGCCTGCCACTCCGCGGGGGTCAGGGTCTTCATCGACAGCGCATGGATCTCGGCGCGCATGCGGTCGCCCAGCGCCGCGTAGACACGCTGGTGGCGCTGGATCAGCCGCTTGCCTTCGAATTCGTTGCTGACGATGGTGGCAAAGAAATGCTGGCCATCGCCCTCGACTTGCAGATGTTCGCAGGGCAGTCCTTGGGCAATGTAATCCCTGACTTGTTCCGGTGTAGGCAGCATGGGGGTTGTCTTCCGCGTGATTCAGCTTGATTCAACAGGGCCGGCCGCGGCTCAGTGGCGCAGCTTGTATCCGGACTTCAACAGGCGCAGCGCCAGCGCGGCCAGCACCACGAATGCCGATCCGACCACCGCCAGGCTGAACAGCGGCGACACGTCCGAGACGCCGAAGAAGCCATAGCGGAAGCCGTCGATCATGTAGAAGAACGGATTGGCATGGGACACCGCCTGCCAGAAGGCCGGCAGCGAATGGATCGAATAGAACACGCCGGACAGGAAGGTCGCCGGCATGATCAGGAAGTTCTGGAACGCGGCCAGCTGGTCGAACTTCTCGGCCCAGATGCCTGCGATCAGGCCGAGCGTGCCCAGGATGCCCGCGCCCAGCAGCGCGAATACCAGGATCCAGCCGACGTTGGCGAAATGCAGGTTGGCAAACCACGCCGTCACCAGCAGCACGCCCAGGCCGACGGTCAGCCCGCGGATCACCGAGGCCACCACGTAGGCGCCGAACATCTCCCAGTGCGACAGCGGCGGCAGCAGCACGAACACCAGGTTGCCGGTGATCTTGGACTGGATCAGCGACGAAGAGCTGTTGGCGAACGCGTTCTGCAGCACGCTCATCATCACCAGCCCGGGCACCAGGAAGGCGGTGTAGCTGATCTGGTCATAGACCTTGACCCGGTCTTCCAGCACATGGCCGAAGATCAGCAGGTACAGCACCGCGGTCAGCACCGGCGCGGCCACGGTCTGGAAGCTCACCTTCCAGAAGCGCAGCACTTCCTTGTACAGCAGGGTGCGGAACCCCACCAGGCCGCCGACGGCCATCGGACCGAGGCGGGCGTCGTCCAGGACTTCGATGTCGCCAGGCTGCTTCATGCCGCGGCCTCCATCGCCGGGTCGGGCAGCACGCCGGGCATATGCCCCTCGCGGCGCATGATCTGCACGAATACGTCCTCGAGGTCGGCCTTGTTGATTTCCATGTCTTCGATGTCACAGCCCGCTTCGCGGCAGGCGGCCAGGATCGGTTCCACCGCCTGGTAGCCCGACAGCCGCAGCCGCACGGCGCGCTCGCCGGGGTTGGCCGGCATGCGCAGCGGCTCCAGCGCAGACGGCAGGCCGCCGCGCGCGAAGGTCAGCACCAGCTGCAGGCCGGCAAACTGCGTCAGCAGGTTGCTGGTGCGGTCCAGCGCCACCACTTCGCCGAACTTGAGCATGGCGATGCGGTCGCACAGGGCCTCCGCCTCTTCGAGGTAATGCGTGGTCAGGATGATGGTGTGCCCTTCGCGGTTCAGGCGCGAGATGAACTTCCACAGCGTTTGCCGCAACTCCACGTCGACGCCGGCAGTGGGCTCGTCGAGCACGATCACCGGCGGGCGGTGCACCAGCGCCTGCGCCACCAGCACGCGCCGCTTCATGCCGCCGGACAGCTGGCGCATATTGGCATCGGCCTTCCCGGTCAGGTCCAGGTTGGCCATGATCTCGTCGATCCAGTCGTCATTGCGGGTCAGGCCGAAATAGCCGGACTGCAGCCGCAGCGTCTCGCGCACCGTGAAGAACGGATCGAACACCAGCTCCTGCGGCACCACGCCCAGCATACGCCGCGCCATCCGGTAATCGGCGACGACATCGTGCCCCAGCACACTGACGCGGCCGGAATCGGCCCGGTTCAAACCGGCGAGGATCGAGATCAGCGTGGTCTTGCCGGCGCCGTTGGGCCCGAGCAGCCCGAAAAATTCGCCGCGTTCGACGGTGAAGCTGACGCCCTTGAGCGCCTGCAGGTTGCGGTAGCGCTTGCGAACGTCGTGGATTTCAATGGCTTTCATGGCCGATTGTTTGTGGCGGGTCCGGCTCTTTCAGGGCTGGCCGCCAGGAAATGGGGAGCAAAGCGTGCCCGGATATTCCTGGTCCGGCATGGATTGGGCCGGCAACAGGCGGGGGGATGGGCGAATAACCCGGAATTATAGGGGATGCGGGGTTGGTCCCGCTTGATCCCCGCCGGATCCGCCCCGGGGGCTCGGCGGCCGCACCAGCGGTCGCCGCGGCATCGCGTGCGGCCGCCTGGCTGGCGACCGGCGATGCCGGATCAATGTCGGTGGTGGTGTCCCGGTGAGGCAGCGGCAGGCGCCGCCGCGCCGGCCAGGCCAAGCAGGCCGTCGACGCCGTACAGGCTGGCCAGTTGCGCCAGTTGCGCCGGCACCCCGCGCAGCACCAGCGCCTGGCCGCGCGCCACCGCGGCCCGGTGCCACGCCAGCAGCACGGCGACGGCAGCCGAGTCCACCTGCGCCAGGCCCGTGCAGTCGACCTCGAGGTCGCCCTGGGCCACGCGCGCCAGCCCGTCGCGCAGCACCGCGGCGGCATTCTGGTTGGTCAGCGAGTTACCCGGCGAAAGCATGGCGTCAGTGGCCTGGATGCGGAAAGAAGAAAAGGGATCTGAAACAAAAGCTCCCGCGCGGGGCGGGAGCCTGTGCCGCGAACGGCCATTGTAGTGCAACTTCGGCGCGCCGTGCTGCATAGCAGCGACGCGACGCCAGCGCAGCTTAGCTCTTGGCGTTGGCGAGCTGGCGGTTGCGGTCCTGCAGCGTCTTGATCACGCCCTCGACGCCCTGCTGGCCGACGATGGTGTTGAAGCTGCCCTTGTAGGCCTCGGTCAGCCATGCGCCCAGCACGTTGATGTCATAGACCTTCCAGCCCTGCGCGGTCTTTTCCAGGCGGTAGTCCATCTGGATCGGCTCGCCCTTGTTGATGACCTGGGTGCGGATGGTGGCATCGGTATCGTCGGCGGTGCCGCGGTACGGACGGTATTGCACGGTCTGGTCGCGGATCTGCGCGATGGCACCGGCGTAGGTGCGGATCAGCAGGGTCTTGAATTCCTCGGTGATCTGCTTCTGCTGCTCGGGCGTGGCCTTGGACCAGTTGCGGCCCATGGCGATCTGCGTGGTCTTCTGGAAGTTGGCGTTAGGGATGATCTTCTGTTCGACCAGCGCGGTGATCTTGCCGATATTGCCGGCCTGCATGTCCTTGTCGGCCTTCACGGTCGACATCACGTCATTGACCACGGCCTTGACCAGCCCGTCCGGGGTGGCGGCGTCCTGAGCCGATACCTGGGCCTGCGCGGTCCCCGCGAAGGCAACCGCCGTCAGGAGGGGGAGCAACAGTCGCTTGAGCATGTGAGATTTCCTTCTTTATCAAAGAGGTCGTGACCCGCATGCCGGGGCTTCGATGCACGCCGGCCGGCCATGGGCCCTTTCGGATTGGAACATAGCGGCGTCGCGCGCATTGCCATCAAAAGCGCATCGGACGCCACCTTCAAACAATTTGTTTCAGCGGTCACAGCGCATTCACAGCGCCAGTGCCGTGTTCGCCGCCTCAGCGGAAGCGCACTCCCGGCATACCCGGCAGCACCGGCGGCAACGGCATGCTCTGGCCTTCCGGCTGAGTCTCGCCCGCTGCGCCCGGCTTGGGCGGCTCGGCGGCCGGGGCGGAAGCGCCGTCCGCCGACGGAGCCGGCGCCGGTGCTGGTGCTGGTACGGCACTGGCGTCCGTCGCGGCGGGCGCCGGCGCTGCGCCTTCCGCCTCGGCTTCGTCGTCGCTACCCGGCGGATTGCCGTCGTAGATCAGGTACTGGCGCCGCTGCAGGTAGGAATCGCGCAGGAACGAGTACTTGTCCAGCGCCGCCTGTTCCAGCAGGCTGCTGGCCCCCAGCAGCTGGGCGCGGCCGGCGACGATGCGCACGCCGACCAGCGAGTTGCGCAGCGAAACCGGGTAGAAATACGCCGACGGGTCCGCCTGGCGGTCCACCAGCATGCCGGCGGTGTCGCGGAAGGTGCTGGGGCCGAACAGCGGCAGCACCAGGTACGGACCGGCCGGCACGCCCCACACGCCCAGCGTCTGGCCGAAGTCTTCCTTGTACTTCGGCAGGCCGGCCGGGGTGGCGATGTCGATCAGGCCGCCGATGCCCAGCACGGTGTTCATCGCCACGCGCATGGTGTCTTCGGCCGCGCGCGTGGGCTTGCCCTGCAGCAGGTTGTTCACCGCCGAATAGACATCGCTGACGTTGGAGAAGAAATTCTCCACCGCGCGCTGCACCGGCGTCGGCATGTAGTCGGCATAGAGCTCGGCCACCGGGCGCAGGATGCCCTTGTCGAAGTCCTCGTTGATCTTCGAGACCTCTCGGTTGAACGGCTCCAGCGGATCCTTCGGATTGGCGGTGGGGCCCGTGGCGCAACCGGCAAGCGCCGCTGCGGCGGCGGCCGTGGCCAGGAGGTTGCGGATGGGGCGGGCGGCGTTCACTTGAGATCTCCAGCCGGCGCCGGCGCACTGGCGCCGGTGGACGAGCCGCCGCCGGCATCGGCGGCCTTGTTGTACAGGAACTGCCCGATCAGGTTTTCGAGCACGACCGCGGACTGCGTCATGGTGATGCGCGCGCCGTCGGCCAGCATGGCCGTATCGCCGCCGGCTTCCAGGCCGATGTACTGCTCCCCCAGCAGGCCCGAGGTCAGGATCTTGGCCGAGGTGTCCTTCGGAAACTGGTAACGCGTCTCCAGGCTCATCTCGACGGTGGCCTGGTAGGTCTTGTCGTCGAAGCGGATCGCCGCGACCCGGCCGACCACCACGCCCGCGCTCTTGACCGGCGCGCGCGGCTTGAGCCCGCCGATATTGTCGAAGCGGGCCTGCACGGTATAGGTGTCCTGGAAGCTGAAGGCGCTCATGTTTCCCGCCTTGAGGGCGAGGAAGAGCAAGGCGACGAACCCTGCCGCCACAAACAGCCCCACCCAGAAATCGAGTGTGTTTTTTCTCATTGGAATCTCTTTCTTCAACCCCGTAGTGTCGTGTCGCTGCCTTGTTGTCGCTGCCCTGTCATCGTACTTCGCGCATGGTCTCGGCCGCCCGCCTCAGTTGCTGAACATCAGCGCGGTGAGCAGGAAATCCAGCCCCAGCACCGCCAGCGACGCGATGACCACGGTGCGGGTGGTCGCGCGCGAGACGCCTTCCGGGGTGGGCCTGGCTTCGAAACCCTGGTACAGCGCAATGAACGTCACCGCGATGCCAAAGATAAAGCTCTTGATCACGCCATTGAGCACATCGGCGCGCACGTCCACGCCGCCCTGCATCTGCGACCAGAAGGCACCGGCGTCGACGCCGATCAGTTGCACCCCGACCACGTAGCCACCCAGGATGCCCACCGCGCTGAAGATCGCGGCCAGCACCGGCATGGCGATCACGCCCGCCCAGAAGCGCGGCGCGACCACGCGCTGCAGCGGATTCACCGCCATCATTTCCATGGCCGTGAGCTGCTCGCCCGCCTTCATCAGCCCGATCTCGGCGGTCAGCGACGTGCCGGCGCGGCCGGCGAACAGCAGCGCGGTCACCACCGGGCCCAGTTCGCGCACCAGCGACAGCGCCACCAGCAGCCCCAGCGCCTGCTCGGAGCCGTAGCGGTTGAGCGTGTAGTAGCCCTGCAGGCCGAGCACGAAGCCGACAAACAGGCCCGACACCGCGATGATCACCAGCGAAAGGTTGCCGACAAAAAAGACCTGGTCGGTCACCAGCCGGAAGCGGCGCAGCAGCGC
The window above is part of the Cupriavidus taiwanensis LMG 19424 genome. Proteins encoded here:
- the murA gene encoding UDP-N-acetylglucosamine 1-carboxyvinyltransferase, yielding MDKFQIHGNGPLKGEIRVSGAKNAALPILCAGLLTADTVALDNVPNLQDVRTTLKLLRLMGMQAEFDGARVTLNGADVNVLEAPYELVKTMRASILVLGPLVARFGEARVSLPGGCGIGARPVDQHIKGLQAMGAEITIEHGFIHARAKRLKGARVVTDMITVTGTENLLMAATLAEGETVLENAAREPEVTDLAHLLVKMGAKIDGIGTDRLVVHGVERLHGASHSVIADRIEAGTFLCAAAATLGDLVLRGVQPDILDTVLDKLREAGARLETGDDWIRLAMPHRAKAVSFRTSEYPAFPTDMQAQFMALNAVAEGTARVTETIFENRFMHVQELNRLGADITVEGNTAVVNGVPRLSGANVMATDLRASASLVIAGLVADGETVIDRIYHLDRGYDRMEDKLSAVGAKIRRIA
- the hisG gene encoding ATP phosphoribosyltransferase — translated: MSPAFNASPNQLTLALSKGRIFTETLPLLEAAGIRVTEDPETSRKLILPTSDPAVRVVIVRASDVPTYVQYGAADFGVAGKDVLMENGMAGLYAPIDLNIARCRMSVAVPAGFDYANAVRQGARLAVATKYVQTAREHFAKKGVHVDLIKLYGSMELGPLVGLSDAIVDLVSTGSTLRANNLVEVEEIVQISSRLVVNQAALKLKRERLAPILDAFERASAALA
- the hisB gene encoding imidazoleglycerol-phosphate dehydratase HisB produces the protein MRVAEVTRNTSETQIRVSLNLDGSGRQKLASGVPFLDHMLDQIARHGMFDLEVEATGDTHIDDHHTVEDVGITLGQAVARAIGDKKGITRYGHSYVPLDECLSRVVIDFSGRPGLEFHVPFTRARVGSFDVDLTIEFFRGFVNHAGVTLHIDNLRGINAHHQCETVFKAFGRALRMAVELDPRAANTIPSTKGTL
- the hisD gene encoding histidinol dehydrogenase, which translates into the protein MNPTEMESLPIRRLDSSEPGFAEALRQVLAFEAGEDEAIDRAAAQILADVKARGDAAVLEYTRRFDRVEAASMGALEVSQQQLEAALEDLEPKRRAALEAAAARVRAYHEKQKIECGSHSWEYTEADGTMLGQKVTPLDRVGIYVPGGKAAYPSSVLMNAIPARVSGVKEIIMVVPTPGGVRNELVLAAAQIAGVDRVFTIGGAQAVGALAYGTATLPQVDKIVGPGNAYVAAAKRRVFGTVGIDMIAGPSEILVICDGTTDPDWVAMDLFSQAEHDELAQSILLCPDADYIARVEASIQRQLGTMPRRDVIAASISGRGALIKVRDMEEACEIANAIAPEHLEISAENPRQWSEKIRHAGAIFLGRYTSESLGDYCAGPNHVLPTSRTARFSSPLGVYDFQKRSSLIEVSEGGAQMLGQIAAELAYGEGLQAHARSAEYRFKRS
- a CDS encoding YchE family NAAT transporter — protein: MDTLKSFISLLALINPIGAIPFFISLTSQQTEAEKLRTIKIASISVAIVVAVSALLGQQIIEFFNISVASLQVGGGLIMIMMAMNMLNAQTSRTKATPEEEDEAEVKSSIAVVPLALPLLTGPGSISTVIVYAGKTQHWYQLLILVGLGALLGSVVYLVFRAADPIARVIGRTGINIGTRLMGLILSALAVEFIVDGLKTLLPVLKS
- a CDS encoding STAS domain-containing protein, coding for MLSPGNSLTNQNAAAVLRDGLARVAQGDLEVDCTGLAQVDSAAVAVLLAWHRAAVARGQALVLRGVPAQLAQLASLYGVDGLLGLAGAAAPAAASPGHHHRH
- a CDS encoding BolA family protein → MLPTPEQVRDYIAQGLPCEHLQVEGDGQHFFATIVSNEFEGKRLIQRHQRVYAALGDRMRAEIHALSMKTLTPAEWQAGAGK
- a CDS encoding ABC transporter ATP-binding protein yields the protein MKAIEIHDVRKRYRNLQALKGVSFTVERGEFFGLLGPNGAGKTTLISILAGLNRADSGRVSVLGHDVVADYRMARRMLGVVPQELVFDPFFTVRETLRLQSGYFGLTRNDDWIDEIMANLDLTGKADANMRQLSGGMKRRVLVAQALVHRPPVIVLDEPTAGVDVELRQTLWKFISRLNREGHTIILTTHYLEEAEALCDRIAMLKFGEVVALDRTSNLLTQFAGLQLVLTFARGGLPSALEPLRMPANPGERAVRLRLSGYQAVEPILAACREAGCDIEDMEINKADLEDVFVQIMRREGHMPGVLPDPAMEAAA
- a CDS encoding ABC transporter permease: MKQPGDIEVLDDARLGPMAVGGLVGFRTLLYKEVLRFWKVSFQTVAAPVLTAVLYLLIFGHVLEDRVKVYDQISYTAFLVPGLVMMSVLQNAFANSSSSLIQSKITGNLVFVLLPPLSHWEMFGAYVVASVIRGLTVGLGVLLVTAWFANLHFANVGWILVFALLGAGILGTLGLIAGIWAEKFDQLAAFQNFLIMPATFLSGVFYSIHSLPAFWQAVSHANPFFYMIDGFRYGFFGVSDVSPLFSLAVVGSAFVVLAALALRLLKSGYKLRH
- the hisH gene encoding imidazole glycerol phosphate synthase subunit HisH → MTTIAIVDYGMGNLRSVAQALRAAAPEADVRVVDAPEGIRSADRVVLPGQGAMPDCMSALGASGLQEAVVEAAASKPMLGVCVGEQMLFEFSTESRAGTDRTPALGLMPGQVVRFALDGMTQPDGSRYKVPQMGWNRVRQARPHPLWSGIPDDSWFYFVHSYYVQAQDPAHIAGETEYGVVFTSAVARDNIFATQFHPEKSAALGLQLYRNFVHWNP
- the hisC gene encoding histidinol-phosphate transaminase gives rise to the protein MSAVEPSLIERIIRDDVRAMGAYHVPDSHGLVKLDAMENPYRLPPALRRQLAERLGEVALNRYPVPSSEALRAALKRVMQVPAGMDVLLGNGSDELISMLALAAARPGAKVMAPVPGFVMYAMSAQFAGLQFVGVPLRDDFTLDRAAMLAAMAAQQPAIIYLAYPNNPTGNLFDAADMEAIIRAAQGEVCNSLVVVDEAYQPFAQHSWMPRLTDFGNLLVMRTVSKLGLAGIRLGYLAGAPEWLSQLDKVRPPYNVNVLTEAAALFALEHVSVLDEQAAQLRAERTRVADGMAAQPGVTVFPSAANFLLVRVPDAAQTFERLLARKVLIKNVSKMHPLLANCLRVTVSTPEENAQFLEAFAASLQD